One window of the Larus michahellis chromosome 24, bLarMic1.1, whole genome shotgun sequence genome contains the following:
- the ACKR1 gene encoding atypical chemokine receptor 1, producing MGNCIPVSPSILESKNSLDLMDILGNLSYDVTAYEDSNGTFPDYDAAPCHNEYCPLFQRVAPTFLAVTCAVATLGTGALLVALAKRPHAWGWPQSRALVAQLAVGMGLFTTLLPVVAVGIGQGWRLGTGLCSLTHLLWHWSLFAQGLLVASGSCSTAWCRWDPRSRRLTVAVWAGALLLAMPVALASGTVASPVTSCVRRSVAILSPAYLLHLAFCLCLFLLLPAGLLVATLAVPRLRAGWQPGVGASWLFFGLWLPYGVGLGVDFLLRARLLQPSCGTFEHFDYVLGLGEGLGVLHCCLGPAALLAARLRRC from the exons ATGGGCAACTGCATCCCGGTG AGCCCCAGCATCCTGGAGAGCAAGAACTCCCTGGACCTGATGGACATCCTGGGCAACCTCTCCTACGACGTGACCGCTTACGAGGACAGCAACGGGACCTTCCCAGACTACGACGCCGCGCCCTGCCACAACGAATACTGTCCCCTCTTCCAGCGTGTGGCCCCCACTTTCCTGGCCGTCACCTGCGCTGTGGCCACCCTGGGCACCGGGGCGCTGCTGGTGGCACTGGCCAAGCGGCCACATGCCTGGGGCTGGCCCCAGAGCCGAGCGCTGGTGGCCCAGCTGGCGGTGGGGATGGGGCTCTTCACCACCCTGCTGCCGGTGGTGGCGGTGGGCATCGGGCAGGGCTGGCGGCTGGGCACGGGGCTCTGCAGCCTCACCCACCTGCTGTGGCACTGGAGCCTCTTCGCCCAGGGGCTACTGGTGGCCAGCGGCTCCTGCAGCACCGCCTGGTGCCGCTGGGACCCCCGGAGCCGACGCCTGACCGTGGCCGTGTGGGCCGGGGCGCTGCTGCTGGCGATGCCGGTGGCTCTCGCCAGCGGCACGGTGGCGTCCCCGGTGACGAGCTGCGTCCGCCGGAGCGTGGCCATCCTCTCCCCCGCGTACCTGCTGCACCTCGCCTTCTgcctctgcctcttcctgctgctgccggcggggctgctggtggccacgCTGGCCGTGCCGCGGCTGAGGGCGGGCTGGCAGCCGGGCGTGGGGGCGAGCTGGCTCTTCTTTGGGCTCTGGCTGCCTtacggcgtggggctgggggtggatTTCCTCCTGCGAgcccggctgctgcagcccagctgcgGCACCTTCGAGCACTTTGACTACGTGCTGGGgctgggcgaggggctgggggtgctgcacTGCTGCCTGGGGCCCGCCGCCCTGCTCGCCGCCCGCCTCCGCCGCTGCTGA